In Necator americanus strain Aroian chromosome IV, whole genome shotgun sequence, the following proteins share a genomic window:
- a CDS encoding hypothetical protein (NECATOR_CHRIV.G13467.T1), with the protein MNGAHEATDAFAVYTRVFASPSRRFCSVVLLISLHYWLYLSRISFIRGVLHVNVALFSLHTYIHTRYTVTTSLLQRCLYGKDSLCTPLWLFY; encoded by the exons ATGAATGGAGCGCATGAAGCGACGGATGCTTTT GCGGTTTATACTCGCGTCTTCGCTTCACCTTCTCGTCGATTCTGCAGCGTCGTTCTTCTCATCAGTCTACACTATTG GCTCTATCTTAGTCGTATCAGTTTCATCAGAGGCGTTCTTCACGTAAATGTAGCTTTATTTTCactacacacatacatacatacacgatACACTGTTACTACTAGTTTACTACAACGTTGCTTATATGGAAAAG ATTCGCTGTGCACGCCACTCTGGTTATTCTACTGA
- a CDS encoding hypothetical protein (NECATOR_CHRIV.G13466.T2), whose product MPTFTHLLLDIEGTVTSISFVKDVLFPCAYEAVEDFVREHFDDAPVARIIDDIRQVSEKESKVNNEIRLVRNTKEECIEDISNNVRHWIKTDKKVTPMKTLQGLIWEEAYRKGDVKGHVYPDVLPALQSLSLPTYIYSSGSVLAQKKLFGNSISGDMTKLLFGYFDTNVGLKGDPKSYTNICKHINVDPSQVLFLTDIEAEARAAREAGLQTMLVVREGNAPLSEEAIRDFSVIHSLGEIV is encoded by the exons ATGCCAACGTTCACACATCTTCTTCTTGATATAGAGGGCACTGTCACCAGTATATCCTTTGTGAAA GACGTTTTATTTCCTTGTGCATATGAAGCAGTTGAGGACTTCGTTCGTGAGCATTTCGATGACGCTCCTGTGGCGAGGATAATTGACGATATTCGTCAAGTTTCCGAAAAAGAATCGAAagtgaataatgaaataag GTTGGTAAGGAATactaaagaagaatgcattgAAGATATTTCTAACAATGTTAGACATTGGATCAAAACCGACAAAAAG gtCACACCAATGAAAACTCTGCAAGGACTAATATGGGAAGAAGCATATAGAAAGGGAGACGTTAAGGGACA CGTCTATCCTGATGTGTTGCCAGCGCTTCAGTCACTATCTTTGCCCACGTACATCTATTCATCAGGTTCAGTGCTTGCTCAAAAGAAGCTATTTGGTAATTCCATATCCGGAGATATGACCAAG CTTCTTTTTGGATACTTTGACACGAATGTTGGTCTTAAAGGAGATCCAAAGTCGTACACTAACATTTGCAAACATATAAACGTGGATCCGTCGCAAGTTCTGTTTCTCACTGACATTGAAGCAG aaGCAAGAGCTGCACGAGAGGCGGGATTACAGACAATGCTTGTCGTTCGAGAAGGAAATGCACCTTTATCTGAAGAAGCTATACGGGACTTCTCCGTAATTCATTCGCTCGGTGAGATAGTATGA
- a CDS encoding hypothetical protein (NECATOR_CHRIV.G13465.T1) → MAQVTRTAVDLMFNILLSMAKEGTSDCPQFTTPGRSSRDNLINTVYKLHRTRLRILDPYRKLKNALKQLQEDYLKSKDSNPIMRYMKLQQSVREVVIMEKQYWKLLDIPIQDGAEDSNEYVVRIIHLLEETSSVPPSGGISALLSSTMMGRSVETRVDQSLYDSIKSRKTEELQKDCENMYAQLYKLIKKYQGLRRIIKELHDKYDASRMYPIVPRYPILKKMIKSALRAPEFADICHEQTE, encoded by the exons gatCTAATGTTCAACATACTTCTTTCCATGGCAAAGGAGGGCACCTCCGATTGCCCACAGTTCACAACTCCAGGAC gatcaaGTAGAGATAATCTCATAAATACCGTTTATAAATTGCATCGAACGCGGTTACGCATTCTCGATCCATACAG GAAGTTAAAAAACGCACTAAAGCAGCTTCAAGAAGACTACCTCAAATCGAAAGATTCAAATCCGATTATGCGGTATATGAAATTGCAGCAAAGCGTAAGAGAA GTTGTAATTATGGAGAAACAGTATTGGAAGTTGCTTGATATACCTATTCAAGACGGGGCAGAAGATTCAAATGAATACGTTGTAAG GATAATCCATTTACTCGAAGAAACATCGTCAGTTCCACCATCTGGTGGAATAAGTGCTCTTCTCAGTTCAACAATGATGGGACGAAGTGTTGAAACTCGAGTCGATCAAAGTCTTTATGACTCAATAAAAA GTCGAAAAACGGAAGAACTTCAAAAGGACTGTGAAAACATGTATGCCCAACTGTATAAATTGATAAAGAAGTACCAAGGTCTAAGGAGGATTATTAAG GAACTACACGACAAGTACGATGCATCTAGGATGTACCCTATCGTTCCACGATATCCtatattgaagaaaatgataaaatcaGCTTTAAGAGCTCCCGAATTTGCTGATATTTGCCATGAACAAACGGAATGA
- a CDS encoding hypothetical protein (NECATOR_CHRIV.G13466.T1), with protein sequence MMIFFLELSTCSLRMPTFTHLLLDIEGTVTSISFVKDVLFPCAYEAVEDFVREHFDDAPVARIIDDIRQVSEKESKVNNEIRLVRNTKEECIEDISNNVRHWIKTDKKVTPMKTLQGLIWEEAYRKGDVKGHVYPDVLPALQSLSLPTYIYSSGSVLAQKKLFGNSISGDMTKLLFGYFDTNVGLKGDPKSYTNICKHINVDPSQVLFLTDIEAEARAAREAGLQTMLVVREGNAPLSEEAIRDFSVIHSLGEIV encoded by the exons atgatgattttttttctagag TTATCTACGTGCTCGTTAAGGATGCCAACGTTCACACATCTTCTTCTTGATATAGAGGGCACTGTCACCAGTATATCCTTTGTGAAA GACGTTTTATTTCCTTGTGCATATGAAGCAGTTGAGGACTTCGTTCGTGAGCATTTCGATGACGCTCCTGTGGCGAGGATAATTGACGATATTCGTCAAGTTTCCGAAAAAGAATCGAAagtgaataatgaaataag GTTGGTAAGGAATactaaagaagaatgcattgAAGATATTTCTAACAATGTTAGACATTGGATCAAAACCGACAAAAAG gtCACACCAATGAAAACTCTGCAAGGACTAATATGGGAAGAAGCATATAGAAAGGGAGACGTTAAGGGACA CGTCTATCCTGATGTGTTGCCAGCGCTTCAGTCACTATCTTTGCCCACGTACATCTATTCATCAGGTTCAGTGCTTGCTCAAAAGAAGCTATTTGGTAATTCCATATCCGGAGATATGACCAAG CTTCTTTTTGGATACTTTGACACGAATGTTGGTCTTAAAGGAGATCCAAAGTCGTACACTAACATTTGCAAACATATAAACGTGGATCCGTCGCAAGTTCTGTTTCTCACTGACATTGAAGCAG aaGCAAGAGCTGCACGAGAGGCGGGATTACAGACAATGCTTGTCGTTCGAGAAGGAAATGCACCTTTATCTGAAGAAGCTATACGGGACTTCTCCGTAATTCATTCGCTCGGTGAGATAGTATGA
- a CDS encoding hypothetical protein (NECATOR_CHRIV.G13468.T1) has translation MQDGVQSKFKKDEVLQCVFCKKWLKFYNLLTHLRTIHGEEGIAEARNLWREPHKSVSCPAEGCSYLGTSKDALRRHTAKAHPTIKRRTRHAILCTLCKKDVGDQEGFNEHCYTEHGDEACRVQFISLESVTAFQVWKESMEKGFCTFWKEAGLAKMHGYTLKYFKCNRAGKYVPRGRGLRIPHKTMIDTQYCTSFVKAKFYNEGNVDVRFCTRHSGHSPSVAPLALSTSDKERKELLDSIKTRLHRLYAIAQSLSVREKTEEIMRKLDNDVAQIENQEYGIPASTLVPIGNDTAQRSYGTPRGGILGHFDRLIERPAHKTDVKRTEFYCKLTDTDAQNLCGICYEEHPQVQEWKTEEMFVGWWSCDSCNVWMHRDCISSKQCPICFKQMEPDELEIL, from the exons ATGCAAGATGGAGTGCAATCT aagttcaaaaaggatgaagtgctCCAGTGCGTCTTTTGTAAAAAGTGGTTAAAATTCTATAATCTGCTTACACATCTTCGAACTATTCATGGTGAGGAAGGTATCGCAGAAGCACGGAACTTGTGGAGAGAACCACATAAATCGGTTTCCTGTCCCGCAGAAGGTTGCTCGTATTTGGGGACGAGCAAGGATGCTTTAAGAAGACATACTGCAAAGGCACATCCAACTATCAAAAGGAGAACTCGACACGCGATATTATGCACCCTTTGCAAAAAAGATGTAGGCGATCAGGAAGGGTTTAATGAACACTGTTACACCGAACACGGTGATGAGGCTTGCAGAGTGCAGTTCATAAGTCTGGAGAGCGTGACTGCCTTTCAG GTGTGGAAGGAATCCATGGAGAAGGGGTTTTGTACATTTTGGAAGGAGGCAGGCCTTGCGAAGATGCATGGTTATACATTGAAGTATTTCAAGTGCAATAG AGCTGGCAAGTATGTTCCGCGCGGAAGGGGTCTGCGAATACCTCATAAAACAATGATTGATACACAATATTGCACCTCATTTGTTAAG GCGAAATTCTATAATGAAGGTAACGTGGATGTCAGATTTTGCACAAGACACAGTGGTCACAGTCCTTCGGTAGCGCCCTTGGCCTTGTCGACGTCTGACAAGGAGAGAAAAGAGTTGCTTGATAGCATTAAAACT cgaCTGCATCGTTTGTATGCAATTGCGCAAAGTTTGTCTGTACGCGAGAAAACTGAGGAAATTATGCGAAAGTTGGATAATGACGTCGCACAAATTGAGAACCAAGAGTACG GTATTCCCGCATCCACTTTAGTACCTATAGGCAATGATACTGCGCAACGAAGTTACGGAACGCCCCGAGGAGGGATTTTAGGACATTTTGACAGGCTTATCGAG CGTCCCGCCCACAAAACCGACGTGAAAAGGACAGAGTTCTATTGTAAGTTGACCGACACCGATGCGCAAAATCTTTGCGGCATATGTTATGAGGAACACCCACAAGTGCAGGAATGGAAAACGGAAGAAATGTTTGTCGGGTGGTGGTCTTGCGATAGCTGTAACGTCTGGATGCACCGTGACTGCATATCATCCAAACAGTGCCCGATATGCTTCAAGCAAATGGAGCCCGATGAATTAGAG ATACTCTAA